One genomic segment of Rivularia sp. PCC 7116 includes these proteins:
- a CDS encoding ATP/GTP-binding protein encodes MLIEFSIENYRSIQERQTLSMVASKDEAMLDSNTFPTPNSKDELRLITNAVIYGANASGKSNLLRAIQTLRRLVVDSASKMQVGTKLPIESFRLNTKYKNQPTSFEIIFIHQDIRYEYGVVLTRERVHEEWLIAYPNERSQKWFSREYLAENKEYKWSFGKALKGEKQSIKKLVRSNSLFLSHAAQNNHIQLTQIFKWFDSELNILTSNTIVEGFTLRFCEEHDDFRQQVVNLLSEADIGISDIKIEQKPISEKEKSLFKQFLMRQVFENQELEEDINFEELQSLDVKTMHQMNDSEQEVEFEMEDESDGTQRLFQLAGLWLYVLQTGETLIVDELGRSLHPVLTRALIKMFNNPEINQNNAQIIFTIHDTTLLDTGLFRQDQVWFTEKEKSATKLYSLLDFMNLNDESLEKGYLLGLYGAVPFTDGLNSINYVKKR; translated from the coding sequence ATGCTTATAGAGTTTAGTATTGAAAATTATCGTTCAATTCAAGAGCGACAAACTTTGAGTATGGTGGCATCTAAGGATGAAGCCATGCTTGATAGTAACACTTTTCCTACACCTAACTCAAAAGACGAACTTCGCTTAATTACTAATGCTGTAATTTATGGTGCTAACGCTTCAGGAAAAAGTAATTTATTACGAGCAATACAAACTTTAAGAAGGTTAGTGGTTGATTCAGCAAGTAAAATGCAGGTTGGTACTAAACTTCCTATTGAGTCATTTCGATTAAATACTAAATATAAAAATCAACCAACTAGTTTTGAAATAATTTTTATTCATCAAGATATACGTTATGAATATGGAGTTGTGTTAACTCGGGAACGGGTACATGAGGAATGGTTAATAGCTTATCCCAATGAACGCTCTCAAAAATGGTTTTCTCGTGAGTATTTAGCAGAAAATAAGGAGTATAAGTGGTCTTTTGGAAAAGCATTAAAGGGAGAAAAACAAAGTATAAAAAAACTTGTTCGCTCTAATTCTTTGTTTCTTTCTCATGCTGCACAAAACAATCACATTCAACTAACTCAAATTTTTAAATGGTTTGACTCAGAATTAAATATTCTTACATCCAATACTATTGTAGAAGGATTTACATTAAGATTTTGCGAAGAACACGATGATTTTCGTCAACAGGTAGTTAATTTGTTAAGCGAAGCAGATATTGGTATTTCAGATATAAAAATTGAACAAAAACCGATATCAGAAAAAGAAAAAAGCTTATTTAAACAGTTTTTGATGAGACAAGTTTTTGAAAACCAAGAGCTAGAAGAAGACATCAATTTTGAAGAATTACAATCATTGGATGTAAAAACTATGCATCAAATGAATGATTCGGAACAAGAAGTCGAATTTGAGATGGAAGATGAGTCAGATGGAACGCAACGTTTATTTCAGTTAGCAGGACTTTGGCTGTATGTTTTACAAACAGGGGAAACATTAATTGTAGATGAATTAGGTAGAAGTTTGCATCCAGTTTTAACAAGAGCATTAATAAAAATGTTTAATAATCCAGAAATCAATCAAAACAATGCTCAAATTATTTTTACAATTCATGATACTACGCTTCTAGATACAGGATTATTTAGACAAGACCAAGTATGGTTTACTGAGAAAGAAAAAAGCGCAACTAAATTATATTCATTGCTTGATTTCATGAATCTAAATGATGAATCTTTAGAAAAAGGATACCTTTTAGGTTTATATGGTGCTGTTCCTTTTACTGACGGATTAAATAGTATAAATTATGTCAAAAAGAGGTAA
- a CDS encoding RloB family protein encodes MSKRGKNKNQLQRGKANKKRIKYILIVVEGQETEYNYFNSLKDDLKLKTTEIQVARASGGSPLDVVEKAKSLLQEKIRLSNKQGNPKYDEVFCVFDQDNQMKKYHQALIEAKNNNIQAITSIPCFEVWFLLHCCNTSSPFSDCKEVCKKLESEFKKLRFLKPKECYEKKNSDWYKILKPKLQNAIDNAEKLEKYQENNRENFNPSTKVHILVKILQNQKHFE; translated from the coding sequence ATGTCAAAAAGAGGTAAAAATAAGAATCAGCTACAAAGAGGCAAAGCAAACAAGAAACGGATAAAATATATTTTAATTGTAGTTGAAGGTCAAGAAACTGAATATAACTATTTTAATTCCTTGAAAGATGATTTAAAACTAAAGACTACAGAAATACAAGTTGCGCGTGCTTCTGGTGGTAGTCCTTTAGATGTTGTAGAAAAAGCGAAAAGTTTATTGCAAGAAAAAATTAGACTTAGTAACAAACAAGGTAACCCAAAATACGATGAAGTATTTTGCGTTTTCGACCAAGATAACCAAATGAAAAAATATCATCAAGCTTTAATAGAAGCTAAAAATAATAATATTCAAGCTATAACATCAATTCCCTGCTTTGAAGTTTGGTTTTTATTGCACTGCTGTAACACTAGCAGCCCTTTTTCTGATTGTAAGGAAGTATGCAAAAAATTAGAATCAGAGTTCAAAAAGCTAAGATTTTTAAAACCTAAAGAATGCTATGAGAAAAAGAATTCTGACTGGTACAAAATTTTAAAGCCGAAACTTCAGAATGCTATTGATAATGCAGAAAAATTAGAGAAATACCAGGAAAATAATCGAGAAAATTTTAATCCATCTACAAAAGTACATATTTTAGTGAAAATTCTGCAAAATCAAAAGCATTTTGAATAG
- a CDS encoding DUF6713 family protein codes for MKNLLFYLGFATILTHELDAMTQSEWKLLFILRSLPEQTASVAFIVLHIPLIAALLWLTNNESEVVKNWSRIALAGFMIIHSGLHKLLENSPNYTFNSTLSLGLIYGAGLLGLIYLILIFIFWLRKSDKSLTTNL; via the coding sequence ATGAAAAACCTGCTTTTTTATTTAGGCTTTGCAACAATTCTTACTCACGAACTCGATGCGATGACGCAATCGGAATGGAAGCTTTTGTTTATATTGCGAAGTTTACCAGAGCAAACTGCATCCGTAGCTTTTATTGTTCTTCATATACCACTGATTGCAGCGCTATTGTGGTTAACAAATAATGAGTCTGAAGTTGTTAAAAATTGGTCGCGGATTGCGCTTGCTGGATTTATGATAATTCACAGCGGACTTCATAAGTTATTAGAAAATAGTCCAAATTATACTTTTAATTCTACTCTTTCTTTAGGGTTGATTTATGGTGCTGGTTTGCTTGGATTGATTTATTTAATTCTGATTTTTATATTTTGGTTAAGGAAGAGCGATAAATCGCTTACTACGAACTTATGA
- a CDS encoding DUF2834 domain-containing protein: protein MSNTTYQNQTSASSKLFSAKSLYLLLVIIGSIAPWSLILEFFIQNGFSIELLIQKEFDNYAAAAFGTDLLISALVFLCFSFVELKRLGLSRSRLLIYIAATFGVGLSCSLPLFLYFREGVLESKNS, encoded by the coding sequence ATGTCAAATACAACTTATCAAAATCAAACTTCTGCATCTAGTAAATTATTTTCAGCGAAATCGCTTTATCTACTGCTAGTAATTATTGGAAGCATTGCACCTTGGAGCTTAATTTTAGAATTTTTTATTCAAAATGGTTTTTCTATTGAATTATTGATTCAAAAAGAATTTGATAATTACGCTGCCGCTGCATTTGGGACGGATTTATTAATTAGTGCATTAGTTTTCTTATGCTTTTCATTTGTTGAATTGAAGCGACTAGGTTTATCTCGTAGTAGATTATTGATTTATATCGCAGCTACTTTTGGAGTTGGTTTAAGTTGCAGTTTACCGTTGTTTTTATATTTCCGCGAAGGAGTTTTGGAAAGTAAAAACTCATAA
- a CDS encoding helix-turn-helix domain-containing protein, which produces MQSTSNQQTTFGNLLKHHRKLRNFSQLDLALASDVSQRHISFLESGRANPSQEMILQLATVLDIPLREQNVMLTTAGFAPIYSESDLSSPEFEPIRKALDFILLSQTHSPVLIMDRYWNLIQTNPVSQRLINWLIDSEDLHNRFYIDGKINLMRLMLHSQGLKPFVSNWEEIVSHLIKRVYREAIADDNNEQPRQLYQELMTYPDIPQLWKLSNSQSWQMPLLTVNFFKAGLHLNFFSAIATLGTPQDIMLQELRIETLFPADEITQKNLVELN; this is translated from the coding sequence ATGCAATCCACCTCAAATCAACAAACAACTTTCGGAAATCTGCTGAAGCACCATAGGAAACTGCGAAATTTCAGCCAGCTTGATTTAGCTTTAGCTAGCGATGTTTCCCAAAGACACATTAGTTTTCTCGAATCCGGTAGAGCAAATCCCAGTCAGGAAATGATATTGCAGCTTGCGACTGTACTAGATATTCCTTTACGGGAACAAAACGTCATGCTGACAACTGCGGGATTTGCACCAATTTATTCCGAAAGCGATTTATCTTCACCAGAATTTGAACCCATCCGTAAAGCTTTGGATTTCATTTTGCTTTCTCAAACACATTCACCTGTGTTGATAATGGATAGATATTGGAATTTAATTCAAACTAATCCGGTTTCGCAACGGTTAATCAACTGGTTGATTGATTCAGAAGACTTGCACAACCGTTTTTATATCGATGGAAAAATTAACTTGATGCGATTGATGCTACATTCCCAAGGATTAAAACCCTTCGTTTCCAACTGGGAAGAAATTGTTAGTCATTTAATCAAAAGAGTTTATCGAGAAGCAATAGCAGACGATAATAACGAGCAACCACGGCAGCTTTATCAAGAATTGATGACATATCCAGATATTCCACAACTGTGGAAACTTTCCAATTCTCAAAGTTGGCAAATGCCATTATTAACCGTCAATTTTTTTAAAGCTGGGCTACATCTCAACTTTTTTTCAGCAATAGCAACTCTAGGTACACCCCAAGACATAATGTTACAAGAATTACGCATTGAAACCTTATTTCCAGCGGACGAAATCACCCAAAAAAATTTGGTCGAGTTAAATTAA
- a CDS encoding type II toxin-antitoxin system Phd/YefM family antitoxin — MIIKQHVNQDEGFVRSSIEEVRGNLLEALKTVVLAGKRIVLQQAGEEVAAIIPVKEFERLEYLEHELVPPIWEPYEEEYYEDEGGIHCVLVDEMEAEFDEIITEVTVYKELFGLLPPQHLSGKEFDTFAPVAIVMNIDKFWVSEYWISEKDRLKAFH; from the coding sequence ATGATCATAAAACAGCACGTTAACCAAGATGAAGGGTTTGTACGTTCGAGCATTGAGGAAGTTCGAGGCAATTTGCTCGAAGCTTTGAAAACAGTGGTTTTAGCAGGAAAGCGTATCGTTTTACAGCAAGCTGGGGAAGAAGTTGCGGCAATAATCCCCGTCAAGGAATTTGAGCGTCTGGAATATTTGGAACACGAACTCGTACCTCCTATCTGGGAACCTTATGAAGAGGAATATTACGAAGATGAAGGGGGAATTCACTGTGTTTTAGTTGATGAGATGGAAGCAGAGTTTGATGAGATTATTACTGAGGTGACGGTATATAAAGAACTATTCGGATTGTTGCCTCCACAACATTTATCGGGGAAAGAATTTGATACTTTTGCGCCAGTGGCGATTGTAATGAATATTGATAAGTTTTGGGTATCGGAGTATTGGATTAGCGAAAAAGATAGATTGAAAGCTTTTCATTGA
- the metH gene encoding methionine synthase, with translation MANSFLEHLRSPKRPVVVFDGAMGTNLQVQELTAEDFGGAEYEGCNEYLVHTKPEAVATVHRGFLAAGADVVETDTFGGTSIVLAEYDLADQAYYLNKAAAELAKKVCAEFSTPEKPRFVGGSMGPGTKLPTLGHIDFDTLKNAYVEQAEALWDGGVDLFIVETCQDVLQIKSALNAIEEVFAKKGDRRPIMVSVTMETMGTMLVGTEIAAVVTILEPYNIDILGLNCATGPDLMKPYIKYLSEHSPFIVSCIPNAGLPENVGGQAHYKLTPVELKMHLMHFIEDLGVQAIGGCCGTRPKHIEALAEIAKDLTPKDRKPQTEPAAASIYGTQPYDQDNSFLIIGERLNASGSKKCRTMLNDEDWDGLVSLGRSQVKEGAHVLDVNVDYVGRDGVRDMHELVSRLVNNITLPLVLDSTEWEKMEAGLKVAGGKCLLNSTNYEDGEERFLKVLELAKTYGAGVVIGTIDEDGMARTADKKFEIAQRAYRQALEYGIPAHEIFFDNLALPISTGIEEDRENGKATIESIRRIRQELPGCHVVLGVSNVSFGLNPAARIVLNSMFLHEAMQAGMDAAIVSASKILPLAKIEEEHQKICRDLIYDNRKFDGDICVYDPLGELTTMFEGVSAKRDKGVDVSLPIEERLKQHVIDGERIGLEDALKEAMEKYPPLDIVNIYLLDGMKVVGELFGSGQMQLPFVLQSAETMKAAVAFLEPHMEKSEGEVDNAKGTFVIATVKGDVHDIGKNLVDIILSNNGYRVINLGIKQPVENIIQAYEEHKPDCIAMSGLLVKSTAFMKDNLETFNEKGITVPVILGGAALTPKFVNDDCQNTYKGKVIYGKDAFSDLHFMDKLMPAKSGNDWDDFKGFLGEFAEEEHSQNGNGNGHKGAEAKAVEDKPEEPKVIDTKRSEAVDIDTERPTPPFWGTKLLQGEDIPLEELFWYLDLQALIAGQWQFRKPKDQTKEEYQAFLAEKVYPILETWKKRVVEENLLHPQVIYGYFPTQAEGNTLHIYNPENHSEKVTEFEFPRQKSLRRLCIADFFAPKETGIMDVFPMQAVTVGEIATEFAQKLFSNNEYTDYLYFHGIAVQMAEALAEWTHARIRRELGFADEDPDNIRDMLAQRYRGSRYSFGYPACPNIPDQYKQLDLLKTDRINLYMDESEQIYPEQSTTAIITYHPVAKYFSA, from the coding sequence ATGGCGAACTCATTTTTGGAACATCTCCGAAGCCCCAAACGCCCTGTTGTGGTGTTCGATGGAGCGATGGGAACAAATTTACAGGTACAGGAACTCACTGCTGAAGATTTTGGTGGTGCGGAATACGAAGGCTGTAACGAATATCTCGTTCACACCAAGCCGGAAGCAGTTGCGACGGTTCACCGTGGTTTCTTGGCTGCTGGTGCGGATGTGGTTGAAACGGATACTTTTGGTGGTACGTCAATTGTACTTGCCGAGTACGATTTAGCAGACCAAGCTTATTACCTGAATAAAGCTGCTGCGGAATTAGCTAAGAAAGTCTGTGCGGAATTTTCTACACCAGAAAAACCCCGTTTTGTTGGTGGTTCGATGGGTCCTGGTACAAAATTACCAACTTTGGGACATATTGACTTTGACACCTTGAAAAATGCTTATGTAGAGCAAGCAGAAGCATTGTGGGATGGTGGAGTCGATTTATTTATCGTCGAAACTTGTCAGGATGTGTTGCAAATTAAATCAGCGCTGAATGCAATTGAAGAAGTTTTTGCTAAAAAAGGCGATCGCCGTCCGATAATGGTTTCTGTGACTATGGAAACTATGGGCACAATGCTCGTAGGTACGGAAATTGCTGCGGTAGTGACAATTCTCGAACCCTACAATATCGATATTTTAGGGTTAAACTGCGCCACCGGACCCGATTTGATGAAACCATACATCAAATACTTATCGGAACACTCACCATTTATTGTTTCTTGTATTCCCAACGCGGGTTTACCAGAAAACGTCGGCGGACAAGCGCATTATAAATTAACTCCAGTAGAGTTAAAGATGCACTTAATGCATTTCATCGAAGACTTAGGTGTCCAAGCGATCGGGGGTTGCTGTGGGACACGTCCGAAACATATTGAAGCTTTGGCAGAAATTGCTAAAGACTTAACACCGAAAGATAGAAAACCGCAAACTGAACCGGCTGCGGCTTCGATTTACGGTACTCAACCATACGATCAAGATAATTCGTTCTTGATTATCGGCGAACGTCTCAACGCTAGCGGCTCTAAGAAGTGCCGTACCATGCTCAATGACGAAGATTGGGACGGATTGGTGTCTTTGGGACGTTCTCAGGTTAAAGAAGGCGCACACGTACTTGATGTCAACGTTGACTATGTAGGGCGCGATGGCGTGCGTGATATGCACGAGTTAGTTTCGCGTTTGGTGAATAATATTACTTTACCGCTGGTGCTTGACTCCACCGAATGGGAAAAAATGGAGGCAGGGTTAAAAGTTGCTGGTGGTAAGTGCTTGTTAAATTCTACCAACTACGAAGACGGTGAAGAACGCTTTTTAAAAGTGTTGGAATTAGCTAAAACTTATGGCGCTGGGGTAGTAATTGGTACCATTGACGAAGACGGAATGGCGCGAACTGCCGATAAGAAATTTGAAATTGCTCAAAGAGCTTATCGTCAAGCATTAGAATACGGTATCCCCGCTCACGAAATTTTCTTTGATAATCTAGCGCTACCGATTTCCACCGGAATTGAAGAAGATAGGGAAAACGGTAAAGCCACGATTGAATCCATTCGTCGGATTCGTCAAGAATTACCCGGATGTCATGTTGTATTGGGTGTTTCCAACGTTTCCTTCGGTTTAAATCCCGCAGCGCGGATAGTTTTAAACTCGATGTTCCTGCACGAAGCAATGCAAGCGGGCATGGATGCAGCTATTGTTAGTGCCAGCAAGATTTTACCGCTGGCTAAAATTGAAGAAGAACATCAAAAAATCTGCCGCGACTTGATTTACGACAACCGTAAATTTGACGGTGATATCTGCGTTTATGACCCCTTGGGCGAACTTACCACAATGTTTGAAGGGGTTAGCGCTAAACGCGATAAAGGCGTTGACGTTAGTTTACCAATTGAAGAACGCTTAAAACAGCACGTTATCGACGGCGAACGCATTGGTTTAGAAGATGCTTTGAAAGAAGCAATGGAAAAATATCCGCCGTTGGATATTGTTAACATCTACTTATTAGATGGAATGAAAGTAGTAGGTGAATTGTTCGGTTCCGGACAAATGCAGCTACCTTTCGTATTGCAGTCAGCAGAAACGATGAAAGCAGCGGTGGCATTTTTAGAACCGCACATGGAAAAATCGGAAGGTGAAGTGGATAATGCCAAAGGTACCTTTGTTATTGCTACCGTAAAAGGTGACGTTCACGACATTGGTAAAAACCTGGTGGACATTATTTTGTCCAACAACGGCTATCGGGTAATTAACTTAGGCATAAAACAGCCAGTAGAAAATATTATCCAAGCCTACGAAGAACATAAACCCGATTGTATAGCCATGAGTGGTTTGTTGGTGAAATCAACGGCGTTTATGAAAGATAACTTAGAAACCTTTAACGAAAAAGGAATTACCGTTCCCGTCATTTTGGGTGGTGCTGCATTGACTCCCAAATTCGTTAACGACGACTGTCAAAACACCTATAAAGGTAAAGTTATCTACGGTAAAGATGCATTTTCCGATTTGCATTTCATGGATAAATTAATGCCAGCCAAATCTGGTAATGATTGGGATGATTTTAAAGGTTTCTTGGGTGAATTTGCAGAAGAAGAACATTCTCAAAACGGAAACGGAAACGGACATAAAGGAGCAGAAGCAAAAGCTGTAGAAGACAAACCCGAAGAACCAAAAGTCATTGACACCAAACGTTCCGAAGCAGTCGATATCGATACCGAACGTCCCACACCACCATTCTGGGGAACCAAATTATTGCAAGGAGAAGATATTCCTCTAGAAGAACTATTTTGGTACTTGGATTTACAAGCATTAATCGCCGGACAATGGCAATTTAGAAAACCCAAAGACCAGACAAAAGAAGAATATCAGGCTTTCTTAGCAGAGAAAGTATATCCAATTCTAGAAACCTGGAAAAAACGGGTAGTAGAAGAAAACTTGTTGCATCCCCAAGTAATTTACGGTTACTTCCCCACACAAGCAGAAGGAAACACTTTACATATATACAACCCCGAAAACCATTCCGAAAAAGTTACCGAATTTGAATTCCCCCGTCAAAAATCATTACGTCGTTTGTGTATAGCAGACTTCTTTGCTCCCAAAGAAACCGGAATCATGGATGTCTTCCCCATGCAAGCGGTGACAGTCGGTGAAATTGCCACTGAATTCGCTCAAAAGCTATTCTCCAACAACGAATACACAGATTATCTGTACTTCCACGGAATAGCAGTGCAAATGGCAGAAGCCCTAGCCGAATGGACGCACGCCCGAATCCGCCGCGAATTAGGCTTTGCAGACGAAGACCCCGACAACATTCGGGATATGTTAGCGCAAAGGTATCGCGGTTCGCGTTATAGCTTTGGATACCCAGCTTGTCCGAATATTCCAGACCAGTACAAGCAGTTGGACTTGTTGAAAACTGACAGAATTAACCTGTATATGGACGAAAGCGAGCAGATTTATCCCGAGCAAAGTACAACAGCGATTATTACCTATCATCCTGTAGCTAAATACTTTAGCGCTTAA
- a CDS encoding endonuclease domain-containing protein, which produces MTQLYNKKSEKEKRRKLRQDIVKAEKIIWDKIRNRQIEDCKFRRQYSVDKFVIDFYNPILKLAIEIDGESHFQEGAAEYDRERQSYIESLGIKFIRFTNNDVYNNLGGVLESIAMKVRELRG; this is translated from the coding sequence ATGACCCAACTTTATAATAAAAAATCAGAAAAAGAAAAACGGCGTAAATTACGTCAAGATATAGTAAAAGCAGAAAAGATAATTTGGGACAAAATAAGAAATAGACAAATAGAAGATTGTAAATTCCGCAGACAATATAGTGTAGATAAATTTGTCATTGATTTTTACAATCCTATATTAAAGCTAGCGATAGAAATTGACGGTGAAAGTCATTTTCAAGAGGGTGCTGCTGAATATGATAGAGAAAGACAAAGTTATATTGAGTCTTTAGGAATTAAGTTTATTCGGTTTACGAATAATGATGTTTATAACAACTTAGGTGGTGTTTTAGAAAGTATTGCGATGAAGGTGAGAGAGTTGAGGGGTTGA
- a CDS encoding alpha/beta hydrolase, whose protein sequence is MLITIILIYLTFAIIIYSQVEKLIFLPPPSTYEDTEEIIKLISEDGTKLSAIHLSNPDAKYTILYAHGNGSDLGMIKPRLEQLKDIGFSVLGYDYRGYGTSEGKPSEKNAYKDIDTAYNYLTQELKILPQKIIPFGRSVGGGSAIDLAARKPVAGLITESTFTSIFKVKVPIKILPFDKFPNLEKIKRVKCPVLIMHGKLDEVVPFYHSEQLFEQTPSPKLSLWIEDAKHNNFPYAAGERYTKILKEFIELVNNYNSISYSPLLNKERGWG, encoded by the coding sequence ATGTTAATAACCATAATCCTCATCTACCTAACCTTCGCTATCATCATTTATTCCCAAGTAGAAAAACTAATCTTCCTTCCCCCACCTTCCACCTATGAAGACACTGAAGAAATAATCAAACTAATCAGCGAAGATGGAACCAAACTTTCTGCAATTCATCTATCAAATCCCGATGCTAAATACACTATCCTTTACGCTCATGGAAACGGTTCCGATTTAGGTATGATTAAACCCAGATTAGAACAGTTAAAAGATATTGGTTTCAGCGTCTTAGGTTACGATTATCGCGGTTATGGAACTAGCGAGGGAAAACCGTCAGAAAAAAATGCTTATAAAGACATTGATACGGCTTACAATTATTTAACCCAAGAACTAAAAATACTACCCCAAAAAATAATACCTTTTGGACGTTCTGTCGGAGGAGGTTCGGCAATTGATTTAGCAGCGAGAAAACCTGTTGCTGGCTTAATTACCGAAAGCACTTTCACTTCTATATTTAAAGTTAAAGTACCTATTAAAATTTTACCTTTCGATAAATTTCCGAATTTAGAAAAAATTAAAAGAGTCAAATGTCCGGTATTAATAATGCATGGAAAACTTGATGAAGTTGTTCCTTTTTACCACAGCGAACAATTATTCGAGCAAACACCTTCACCAAAACTTTCCTTATGGATTGAAGATGCTAAACATAATAACTTCCCATATGCAGCGGGAGAAAGATATACAAAAATTTTGAAAGAATTTATCGAGTTAGTTAATAACTATAACTCCATTTCTTACTCCCCTCTCCTTAATAAGGAGAGGGGCTGGGGGTGA
- a CDS encoding DNA-formamidopyrimidine glycosylase family protein, giving the protein MPEGPEIKQAADKIASAITHSPVEEIFFAFERLKPYESQLKNHRITKVDTKGKAMLIHFDNQLTIYSHNQLYGKWMVRKAYDYPKTNRQLRLAIHNHQKSAPNRLQSETIRKTR; this is encoded by the coding sequence ATGCCAGAAGGTCCAGAAATTAAACAAGCAGCCGATAAAATTGCTTCTGCTATAACCCACTCCCCCGTAGAAGAAATATTCTTCGCATTTGAGCGTCTCAAACCTTATGAATCACAATTAAAAAACCATCGCATTACAAAAGTAGACACAAAAGGGAAAGCGATGTTGATTCACTTTGACAACCAACTTACAATTTACAGTCACAATCAACTTTACGGTAAGTGGATGGTGCGTAAAGCTTATGATTATCCAAAAACTAACCGTCAGCTACGTTTAGCAATTCACAATCATCAAAAATCAGCGCCCAATAGATTGCAATCAGAAACAATTAGAAAAACTCGCTGA
- the ribD gene encoding bifunctional diaminohydroxyphosphoribosylaminopyrimidine deaminase/5-amino-6-(5-phosphoribosylamino)uracil reductase RibD translates to MMRRCLELARRGLGRTSPNPMVGAVIVKNGEIIGEGFHPRAGEPHAEVFALKAAGDNARGATIYVSLEPCNHHGRTPPCSEALVAAGVVKVVVGMVDPNPLVAGGGIQRLQEAGIEVVSGVEEEACRKLNEGFIHRILYKQPLGILKYAMTLDGKIATTTGHSAWVTNQDARTVVRQLRAGSDAVIVGGNTVRQDNPRLTSRLAGAHNPLRVVMSRTLDLPREAHLWQTQESPTLVLTELGAKPDLQENLRKQGVKVVELSPLTPEKAMAYLYDLGFCSVLWECGGILAANAIAQGAVQKVLAFIAPKIIGGSNAPTPVGDLGLTTMTQALSLERVEMRIVGSDCLVEGYLPCS, encoded by the coding sequence ATGATGCGGCGTTGTTTGGAACTGGCTCGTCGTGGTTTGGGGCGTACTTCACCAAATCCAATGGTAGGAGCAGTAATTGTCAAAAATGGGGAAATTATTGGGGAAGGTTTTCATCCTCGTGCCGGAGAACCTCATGCAGAAGTTTTTGCACTCAAAGCAGCTGGAGATAATGCTCGTGGAGCTACCATTTACGTCAGCTTAGAGCCTTGCAATCATCACGGACGTACACCACCCTGCTCGGAGGCTCTAGTAGCCGCAGGAGTAGTAAAAGTTGTGGTAGGTATGGTAGATCCAAATCCGTTAGTTGCAGGAGGTGGAATACAGCGCTTACAAGAAGCTGGTATTGAGGTGGTTTCAGGAGTAGAAGAAGAAGCTTGCCGTAAGCTAAATGAAGGCTTTATTCATCGAATCCTTTATAAGCAGCCTTTGGGTATTTTGAAATACGCTATGACTTTGGATGGTAAAATCGCCACTACAACTGGTCACAGTGCTTGGGTAACAAACCAAGATGCCCGCACTGTAGTAAGACAATTACGGGCTGGATCTGATGCTGTTATTGTTGGCGGCAACACAGTGCGCCAAGACAATCCTCGCTTAACTTCTCGCTTAGCTGGGGCACACAATCCTTTGCGAGTCGTAATGAGTCGCACTCTTGATTTACCTAGAGAAGCACATTTGTGGCAAACTCAGGAATCACCCACCCTTGTATTAACAGAGCTCGGAGCTAAGCCAGATTTACAAGAAAATTTACGAAAACAAGGCGTAAAAGTGGTGGAATTATCACCACTCACACCCGAAAAAGCAATGGCTTACCTATATGATTTGGGTTTTTGTAGCGTGCTATGGGAATGTGGAGGAATTCTGGCTGCTAATGCCATAGCTCAAGGAGCAGTACAAAAAGTTCTAGCATTTATCGCTCCAAAAATTATTGGTGGGAGTAATGCTCCCACACCTGTAGGAGATTTAGGTTTAACTACAATGACTCAAGCGCTATCTTTGGAACGTGTAGAGATGAGGATTGTAGGTTCTGATTGTTTGGTGGAAGGATACCTACCATGCTCATAA